A window from Streptomyces sp. NBC_00335 encodes these proteins:
- the rpsR gene encoding 30S ribosomal protein S18, whose product MARRQAPHKPLKSRPNPLDAAKITYIDYKDTDLLRKFVSDRGKIRSRRVTRVTAQQQRRLAAAIKNAREMALLPYGSSR is encoded by the coding sequence ATGGCCCGCCGCCAAGCCCCGCACAAGCCGCTGAAGTCCCGCCCCAACCCCCTGGACGCGGCAAAGATCACGTACATCGACTACAAGGACACCGACCTGCTGCGGAAGTTCGTCTCCGACCGCGGCAAGATCCGCAGCCGTCGCGTCACCCGGGTCACGGCGCAGCAGCAGCGACGGCTCGCCGCCGCGATCAAGAACGCCCGCGAGATGGCCCTGCTCCCGTACGGCAGCAGCCGGTAG